The following is a genomic window from candidate division TA06 bacterium.
GAGCAAGACCAATAGTTTTTTCACAACTATAAATCTCCCGACGCTAGTTAAGACCGCTGACAACCACTATTTTAATAGGTTCGGCAATAAAAGTCAACAAAAATCACCCGTTTTTGCCGTAAAATAAATAAGATATTTTTTGCAGATTTTACAAATATTATGGTATAATGAAAATCTATAACAATGTCTTTAACCCCGGACAATCTCATTTTTAAATGGCCAAGATCATAGCCATAGCCAACCAAAAGGGCGGGGTGGGCAAGACCACCACCGCCATAAATCTGGCCGCCAGCCTGGCGGTGCTGGAAAAAACGACCTTACTGGTGGACCTGGACCCCCAGGCCAACGCCACCAGCGGCCTGGGCCAGGACAAGTCTCTGGTGGAGCGGGGCGTTTACGACGCGCTGATGGAGGGAATCCCGCTGTCCGAAATAATCCTGCCGACCGCATTGCCCAAGCTCAAGCTGGCCCCCTCGCAAATAGATTTGGCCGGGGCCGAGGTGGAAATGGTGGAGTGCCAGGGCCGGGAGTTTCTGCTGAAGCCCCAGGTGGAATCGGTAATCGGAAATTATCAGTATATCATAATAGACTGCCCGCCCAGCCTGGGCTTGTTGACCATCAATGCCCTGGCCGCCGCCCACAGCGTGCTAATCCCGCTCCAGGCCGAGTACTACGCGTTGGAGGGCCTGGGCCAGCTGATGAACACTTTTGAACTGGTGAAGGAGGGGCTGAATCCAGGGCTGGAGATGGAGGGGATCCTTTTGACCATGTTCGACAGCCGGCTGAACCTGGCCCAGCAGGTGGCCGAGGAACTGAAGAAACATTTCCCGGACAAGATCTACAAGACCGTGATCCACCGCAGTGTGAGGCTGGCCGAGGCCCCGTCCCACGGCAAGCCAATCATTTTATACGACGTGAACTCGCAGGGCGCCCAGGGGTATTTGAGCCTGGCCCGGGAGATAATAAAGAAGAGATAACCGGCAACAGACAACGGATAACAGGTGACAGCTAACAAATAAATGGAGTTCCGCCATGGACCTGAAAAAACTTTCCTCCAAACTCGTGGTCAAACCA
Proteins encoded in this region:
- a CDS encoding ParA family protein — protein: MAKIIAIANQKGGVGKTTTAINLAASLAVLEKTTLLVDLDPQANATSGLGQDKSLVERGVYDALMEGIPLSEIILPTALPKLKLAPSQIDLAGAEVEMVECQGREFLLKPQVESVIGNYQYIIIDCPPSLGLLTINALAAAHSVLIPLQAEYYALEGLGQLMNTFELVKEGLNPGLEMEGILLTMFDSRLNLAQQVAEELKKHFPDKIYKTVIHRSVRLAEAPSHGKPIILYDVNSQGAQGYLSLAREIIKKR